One part of the Parabacteroides distasonis ATCC 8503 genome encodes these proteins:
- the dnaA gene encoding chromosomal replication initiator protein DnaA → MQTDYQTLWNKCLAVIKDIVPKAAFDTWFVPIVPLSYEDKKFTIQVPSQFFYEYLEEKYVNVLKVTLYRVIGQGTILNYRIMVDKTTGGTVDYPAENASTAVKKVTPKDANKAPNPFMTTAPQDLDPQLNPKYNFDNYFEGTSNKLVRTAGEAVAQNPGKTTFNPLFIFGPSGVGKTHLCHAIGTRIRELHPEKKVLYVSSHLFRVQFTDAIRKNTTNDFLNFYQNIDVLLLDDIQELIGMDKTQNTFFHIFNHLHQLGKQLILTSDKPPVDLQGMEERLITRLKWGLTAELSRPDLDLRKKILKNKINHDGIMIPDEVFNFIANNVTENVRDLEGILVSLMANAVINNREIDLPLTKRVVSQAVRLEKKQISVQMIQEIVCKYFNLEQSVIQTNSRKREIVQARQITMYLAKKYTDSSFSHIGKIVGKKDHATVLHACKTIKDQIETSKSFRSSVEEIEVLLKN, encoded by the coding sequence ATGCAGACTGATTATCAAACATTGTGGAATAAGTGCCTTGCGGTCATAAAGGATATTGTGCCTAAGGCAGCTTTTGACACATGGTTCGTACCTATCGTTCCGTTATCATACGAAGACAAGAAGTTTACCATACAGGTGCCTAGTCAATTCTTCTATGAGTATCTGGAAGAGAAGTATGTTAATGTTTTGAAAGTTACATTGTATCGTGTAATCGGTCAAGGAACCATTCTTAACTACCGTATCATGGTGGATAAGACAACTGGTGGTACGGTTGATTATCCGGCGGAGAATGCTTCCACCGCTGTAAAGAAAGTTACTCCCAAGGACGCTAACAAGGCTCCGAATCCATTTATGACGACTGCTCCGCAGGATTTGGACCCTCAGTTGAACCCGAAGTATAATTTTGATAATTATTTCGAGGGTACGAGCAATAAGCTGGTTCGTACGGCGGGTGAGGCTGTTGCCCAGAATCCGGGAAAGACTACGTTTAACCCGTTGTTTATTTTTGGTCCGTCAGGAGTGGGTAAAACTCACTTATGCCATGCGATCGGAACCCGTATCCGGGAGTTGCATCCGGAAAAGAAAGTGTTATATGTATCTTCGCATTTGTTCCGGGTACAGTTTACAGATGCTATCCGTAAGAATACGACTAATGACTTCTTGAATTTCTATCAAAATATCGATGTGCTGCTGTTGGATGATATACAGGAGTTGATCGGTATGGATAAGACTCAAAATACATTCTTCCATATTTTCAACCACCTGCACCAGTTAGGTAAGCAGCTTATCTTGACTTCTGATAAACCTCCTGTGGATTTGCAAGGGATGGAAGAGCGCTTGATCACCCGTTTAAAATGGGGATTGACGGCTGAGTTGAGCCGTCCGGATCTGGATCTACGTAAAAAGATACTGAAGAATAAGATCAACCATGACGGAATCATGATTCCGGATGAGGTCTTTAACTTTATCGCTAATAATGTGACGGAGAATGTCCGTGACTTGGAAGGTATTCTCGTCTCTTTAATGGCTAATGCGGTTATCAATAATCGTGAGATCGATCTGCCGTTGACGAAACGTGTGGTTAGCCAAGCGGTTCGGTTGGAGAAGAAACAGATCTCCGTACAGATGATTCAGGAGATCGTTTGCAAGTATTTCAACTTGGAGCAATCGGTTATCCAGACTAATTCCCGTAAACGTGAGATCGTGCAAGCCCGTCAGATCACGATGTATTTGGCGAAGAAATATACGGACTCCTCTTTTTCCCATATTGGAAAGATCGTAGGAAAGAAAGACCATGCGACGGTCTTGCATGCTTGTAAGACGATCAAAGACCAGATTGAGACTAGTAAGTCTTTCCGGTCTTCCGTAGAGGAAATCGAGGTCTTGCTCAAGAACTAA